One Synergistaceae bacterium genomic window carries:
- a CDS encoding LCP family protein — MRILKILGITFTIVASLIGGAAVKLLEVWNDPNILPIPLSRTRENKTVQSGQAGSVSADSDLVISEQRQKEAAKGSVNVLIVGLDNVDGASRTDAIALAIFDADNMGLRIASIPRDSRVYIPGRSWDKINHAYVYGGINLLRETLVNLTGLPIDYFVKINYKSFPRIIDLLGGVDIYVEKKLYYTDYSGKLFINIPKGQQHLDGKTALGYVRFRHDPLGDIGRVQRQQKFINIVMEKLKTPAIIPKIPGLVSEVMDAIDTDLAPLEALKLLQFANSLTPDRIKMFMAPGKSGFSKNISYWILDNAAFSAQLSAKFTPANEELQEANAGLDLTEKPENTNNSALDTNKIAELRDKILSIRILNGDGEKGIGKRAAQIFQRIGIEVPYTGNARHYDYRYSSIIYPPNSDESVKQGAMALAELCGITNERLIQSDSRATSITLIIGHDKDELFSRLNNLNS, encoded by the coding sequence ATGAGAATACTTAAAATTTTAGGCATAACATTTACAATAGTTGCTTCATTAATCGGGGGGGCAGCTGTTAAACTTCTCGAAGTATGGAACGACCCGAATATTTTGCCGATCCCCCTATCACGAACACGCGAAAATAAAACCGTTCAATCAGGCCAAGCAGGCAGCGTATCAGCTGATTCAGATCTAGTAATTTCCGAACAGAGACAAAAGGAGGCCGCAAAAGGTTCTGTAAATGTCTTAATAGTCGGACTTGACAACGTAGACGGAGCTTCACGAACTGACGCTATAGCACTTGCAATTTTTGACGCTGATAATATGGGCCTGCGAATCGCTTCAATTCCTAGAGACTCGCGCGTTTACATTCCCGGCCGGAGCTGGGACAAGATTAATCATGCTTATGTTTACGGGGGGATTAATTTATTACGGGAGACTCTTGTAAACTTGACCGGACTCCCGATTGATTATTTCGTGAAGATTAATTATAAGAGTTTCCCGCGCATTATAGATTTACTCGGCGGAGTTGATATTTACGTGGAGAAAAAATTATATTACACGGACTATTCGGGCAAATTGTTTATAAATATTCCTAAAGGCCAGCAGCATTTAGACGGCAAAACGGCTCTGGGCTACGTGAGATTCAGGCATGACCCCTTAGGCGATATAGGGCGCGTTCAGAGACAGCAGAAATTTATTAATATAGTCATGGAAAAGTTAAAGACTCCGGCGATAATTCCAAAGATTCCCGGACTAGTCAGTGAAGTAATGGACGCTATAGACACGGATTTAGCACCGTTGGAGGCACTGAAATTATTACAATTCGCGAATTCTTTAACGCCTGACCGAATAAAAATGTTTATGGCTCCCGGCAAATCAGGATTCAGCAAAAATATTAGTTACTGGATTCTCGACAACGCCGCATTTTCCGCGCAGTTATCAGCAAAATTTACGCCTGCAAATGAAGAGTTACAGGAAGCAAACGCCGGACTCGATTTAACAGAGAAACCGGAAAATACAAATAATTCTGCGCTCGATACTAATAAAATCGCCGAGTTACGCGACAAAATTTTAAGTATTAGAATCCTCAACGGCGACGGCGAAAAAGGTATAGGCAAGAGAGCGGCTCAAATTTTCCAAAGGATCGGCATAGAAGTCCCATATACGGGCAATGCTAGACACTATGATTATAGATATTCAAGCATAATTTACCCGCCGAACTCCGACGAATCAGTAAAACAAGGCGCAATGGCACTGGCTGAATTATGCGGGATAACTAACGAGAGATTAATTCAATCTGACAGCCGGGCGACTTCTATAACGCTGATAATCGGCCACGATAAAGACGAATTATTTAGCAGGTTGAATAATTTGAACTCGTGA
- the nadD gene encoding nicotinate-nucleotide adenylyltransferase, with translation MRTGIMGGTFDPIHYGHLLAAEEARRILNLERLIFVPTGDPPHKVNNRVTPGEDRYAMTLLATAGVLEYSVSRTEIDRQESSYTIDTLREFVQSGINPGELFFITGLDAMLSITTWFEFEKIPELCTLVTARRPGYPVDGIERLPKFIRDDLKYIEIPQFAISSTEIRERVRQNKGIRFLVPHLVEIYIMSNNLYKY, from the coding sequence ATGAGAACGGGAATAATGGGCGGCACATTTGATCCGATTCATTATGGGCATTTACTGGCCGCAGAAGAAGCACGCAGAATATTAAATCTTGAACGTTTAATCTTTGTACCGACCGGAGATCCCCCGCATAAAGTAAATAACCGCGTTACTCCGGGTGAAGACAGATACGCAATGACTCTTTTAGCTACGGCCGGAGTTCTTGAATATTCAGTCTCACGCACAGAAATTGACAGGCAAGAGTCATCTTATACTATAGACACATTAAGAGAGTTCGTGCAGTCAGGAATTAATCCCGGCGAGCTATTTTTTATCACTGGGCTTGATGCGATGCTCTCTATTACGACATGGTTTGAATTCGAGAAAATTCCCGAATTATGCACACTCGTTACAGCAAGACGGCCTGGTTATCCTGTTGACGGAATAGAGAGACTCCCGAAATTTATACGCGATGATTTAAAATATATAGAGATCCCCCAGTTCGCAATATCGAGTACTGAAATTCGCGAGCGTGTGAGACAAAATAAAGGAATTCGTTTTCTTGTGCCTCACTTAGTGGAAATCTATATAATGTCAAATAATTTATATAAATATTAA
- a CDS encoding zinc ABC transporter substrate-binding protein — protein sequence MIRRVIIIISFLLIMISTAHAKILITCSSFPVFDFAREIAGDHANIKLLLRPGMEPHEFEPSTRDILILNESDIFIYTGPELEHWAGKISHSLEKTHIINASQNIELINNDPHIWMDMQKASHMAANILMGLLKVDSDNAEIYNENAQKFLSKLSELDSEFMSLPRNKTLVFAGEFACKYFIERYKFKYISAYDGENEPGIKRVAEIIKFIRENGTKYILADKFGISQITRSIANETDTKILIFNTAHTSSEDDSFLEIMSSNLDSLKTILDE from the coding sequence TTGATTAGACGAGTAATAATTATAATATCTTTCTTGTTAATTATGATTTCAACTGCTCATGCAAAAATTTTGATAACTTGCAGCTCGTTCCCTGTGTTTGATTTTGCGCGGGAGATTGCCGGAGATCATGCAAATATAAAGCTGCTTTTACGTCCGGGAATGGAGCCTCACGAGTTTGAGCCTTCTACACGCGATATATTAATCTTGAATGAGTCAGATATATTTATTTACACTGGGCCGGAGCTTGAACACTGGGCCGGAAAAATTTCGCACTCACTTGAGAAGACTCACATAATAAACGCCTCGCAAAATATAGAATTAATTAATAATGACCCTCATATTTGGATGGACATGCAGAAAGCCTCGCACATGGCCGCAAATATTTTAATGGGCTTGCTTAAAGTTGACTCCGATAACGCAGAAATTTATAACGAGAATGCGCAAAAATTTTTGAGTAAATTATCAGAACTTGACTCGGAATTTATGAGCCTTCCCAGAAATAAAACTCTTGTTTTTGCCGGTGAATTTGCCTGTAAATATTTTATTGAGCGTTACAAGTTTAAATATATTTCAGCTTATGACGGTGAGAACGAGCCGGGAATTAAACGAGTTGCAGAGATTATAAAATTTATCCGCGAAAACGGGACAAAATATATTCTTGCTGACAAGTTCGGAATTTCACAAATAACGCGCTCGATTGCAAACGAGACTGACACGAAAATTTTAATATTTAACACTGCTCACACGTCTTCAGAAGATGACTCATTTCTTGAAATTATGAGCAGTAATCTTGACTCGCTTAAAACTATATTAGATGAATGA
- a CDS encoding restriction endonuclease, with translation MNEQSDLNFNIGSDSESSDYQNLSYQILAKINTLSQTGFEQLITDLLIRMGYEVYKNARRRTASSAIQGIIVEDRPGYNPIYIQARKLEKGSIITSWNMQTFGDAVTRKAGRGLLVTNASFSKPAQDYAKEKHIILIDGHILVRLMIINNFCVNVREVVEFKSIDPAAFKDYEI, from the coding sequence ATGAATGAACAATCGGATTTAAATTTTAATATCGGCTCTGACTCTGAAAGCTCGGACTATCAGAATCTATCTTATCAAATCTTGGCGAAAATCAACACTTTATCGCAAACGGGATTTGAGCAGCTTATTACTGACCTGTTAATCAGAATGGGCTATGAAGTCTACAAGAACGCACGGAGACGCACGGCAAGTTCAGCGATTCAGGGCATAATAGTTGAAGACAGGCCGGGCTATAATCCGATTTATATTCAAGCAAGAAAGCTAGAAAAGGGCAGCATTATAACAAGCTGGAATATGCAGACATTCGGAGACGCTGTAACACGCAAGGCAGGGAGGGGACTCCTCGTAACAAATGCAAGTTTTTCAAAGCCTGCACAAGACTACGCAAAGGAGAAACATATAATCTTAATCGACGGGCATATTTTAGTAAGGCTCATGATAATAAATAATTTCTGCGTCAATGTCCGTGAAGTCGTCGAATTCAAATCAATAGATCCGGCAGCTTTCAAAGATTATGAGATTTAA
- a CDS encoding ATP-binding cassette domain-containing protein, with protein sequence MNERLNLDNITIKYADKLIINNVSLKANSGEMIFITGTNGSGKSTLIRGIAGLIPLSSGQIERFGRISYVPQIEEADRDFPAKVIEIILTGTQRPGQIFYSKHDKELAKNLLNELKISDLAEHEIKTLSGGQLKRVFIARALCGEPDILLLDEPCAGLDSEAHDILFTILRKKISEGCLILMVTHDDSDLDGIRDSRVIKLSHGRII encoded by the coding sequence ATGAATGAAAGATTAAATCTCGATAATATAACAATCAAATATGCTGACAAGTTAATAATAAATAATGTCTCACTGAAAGCAAATTCAGGCGAAATGATATTTATTACGGGCACTAACGGATCGGGGAAGAGTACTCTAATTCGGGGTATTGCCGGGCTTATTCCGTTAAGTTCGGGGCAAATTGAGAGATTCGGCAGAATTTCATACGTTCCGCAAATAGAAGAGGCTGACAGGGACTTCCCGGCGAAAGTCATAGAAATAATATTAACTGGTACACAGAGACCGGGACAAATTTTTTACTCAAAACATGATAAGGAACTCGCAAAAAATTTATTGAATGAGCTAAAAATTTCAGACTTGGCCGAACATGAAATAAAGACTCTTTCAGGCGGGCAGTTAAAGCGTGTATTTATAGCTCGTGCTTTATGCGGGGAGCCTGATATATTGCTGCTCGATGAACCTTGCGCGGGACTTGACAGCGAGGCACATGATATTTTATTCACGATTTTACGCAAAAAAATTTCTGAAGGCTGCTTAATCTTAATGGTAACTCATGATGATTCAGATTTGGACGGCATAAGGGACTCAAGAGTCATAAAACTTTCGCACGGGAGAATTATATAA
- a CDS encoding glycosyltransferase family 2 protein, with amino-acid sequence MAHGSRLTAHEVGSVQFSIIVPVYNCEKYLNKCLDSLCNQDIYTLTNSRNYEIIIVDDGSTDKSPEICDSYAEKFSFIHVTHTENHGASHARNTALKQCQGNYIMFCDSDDFVSPQLISLMTRTVELDNQADMFIFKYFNNKLPADKWPDYNISDIKISDWVNITSDKLCFKVLNNDNIGGFLWNKVYKREILQGHYFDENIRVLDDQPWVIELLCIHKNMRIFCLNYYLYCYVRHNQFGQTRDPRMIYDKNGLSWFIIALEKELTIKNLPPLMHEQIEYAMYYWATCNYYQAGNLMTDETREKVKFLLRKYALKYYFKSGYSLWSKIKSFIRHILITFHIYKKYK; translated from the coding sequence ATGGCTCACGGCTCACGGCTCACGGCTCACGAGGTAGGTTCTGTCCAGTTTTCTATAATTGTCCCGGTTTATAATTGCGAGAAATATTTAAATAAGTGCTTAGACAGCCTTTGCAATCAAGATATTTACACCCTCACGAACTCACGAAATTATGAAATTATCATAGTAGATGACGGCTCAACGGATAAGAGCCCGGAAATTTGCGATTCTTACGCTGAAAAGTTTTCATTTATTCATGTAACACACACGGAAAATCACGGAGCAAGCCACGCAAGAAATACAGCATTAAAACAATGTCAGGGCAATTATATAATGTTTTGTGATTCAGATGATTTTGTCTCGCCGCAGTTAATTTCTTTAATGACTCGAACTGTTGAACTTGATAATCAGGCCGATATGTTTATATTCAAATATTTTAATAATAAATTGCCTGCTGATAAATGGCCGGATTATAATATTTCTGATATAAAAATTTCTGACTGGGTGAATATAACAAGCGATAAATTATGCTTTAAAGTCTTAAATAATGACAATATAGGCGGCTTTCTATGGAATAAAGTTTATAAACGAGAAATTTTGCAGGGACATTATTTTGACGAAAATATACGTGTTTTGGATGATCAGCCTTGGGTTATTGAGTTATTATGTATTCATAAAAATATGCGTATATTCTGCCTGAATTATTATTTATATTGTTATGTTCGTCATAATCAATTCGGTCAAACTAGAGATCCGAGAATGATTTACGATAAAAACGGGTTGAGCTGGTTTATAATTGCACTTGAGAAAGAATTAACTATAAAAAATTTACCGCCGTTAATGCACGAACAGATAGAATATGCAATGTACTACTGGGCAACATGTAATTATTATCAGGCCGGGAATCTCATGACTGACGAAACGCGCGAGAAAGTAAAATTTTTATTGCGTAAATATGCGCTGAAATATTATTTCAAGTCCGGCTATTCTCTATGGTCAAAAATAAAATCTTTTATCAGGCACATATTAATAACGTTTCACATATACAAGAAATATAAATAA
- the rplU gene encoding 50S ribosomal protein L21 has translation MYAVIETGGKQYRASVGDKFRIEKLPGETSTEIVFDKILMVAPDEGSAKFGTPYVDGARVTAEIVKQARSDKVLVFKYKSKKNIRKMHGHRQYFTEVVIKSIDA, from the coding sequence ATGTATGCAGTAATCGAAACAGGCGGCAAACAGTACCGCGCAAGTGTCGGCGATAAGTTCAGAATCGAGAAATTACCCGGCGAAACTAGTACAGAAATAGTATTCGACAAAATTTTAATGGTAGCTCCGGACGAGGGCAGCGCAAAATTCGGAACTCCCTATGTTGACGGCGCAAGGGTTACCGCTGAAATAGTCAAGCAGGCAAGATCCGATAAAGTTCTCGTTTTCAAGTACAAAAGCAAGAAAAATATTCGCAAAATGCACGGCCATAGACAATATTTTACTGAAGTCGTGATTAAGAGTATTGACGCATAA
- a CDS encoding MBL fold metallo-hydrolase — protein MSKFIISLLSIFLASVSFAGEVEIISLLDVQGDGKPELLIGASESQLKQYLPAGKMPSQILAYFVKVNNQGILFDTGLSDGHIVKELAKNNIKPEDVKIIMLTHLHPDHFGGLIDKQEKPVFPNAAIYISEIERDYWVNDKRDEKVLTALEPYSEQIDFFKFGDEVIKGVKALDASGHTPGHTVFEVGNKEKILIVGDIMHFPEIQLPCPNVSVKYDTDPDKARESRIKILDYAAKNNLTIAGMHITPPGICKIIKSGSGYEKK, from the coding sequence ATGTCAAAATTTATTATTTCATTATTAAGTATATTTCTTGCGTCCGTGTCATTTGCGGGAGAAGTCGAAATTATTTCATTGCTTGACGTTCAGGGCGATGGGAAGCCGGAATTATTAATCGGAGCCAGCGAGTCGCAATTAAAGCAATATTTACCGGCGGGCAAAATGCCGAGTCAAATTCTAGCATATTTCGTGAAGGTCAACAATCAGGGAATATTATTCGACACGGGACTAAGCGACGGCCATATAGTTAAGGAACTCGCAAAGAATAATATCAAGCCTGAAGACGTGAAAATCATAATGCTGACTCATTTACATCCTGACCATTTCGGGGGATTGATCGACAAGCAGGAAAAGCCGGTATTTCCGAACGCTGCTATTTATATTTCTGAAATTGAGCGCGATTACTGGGTAAATGACAAGCGGGACGAGAAAGTTTTGACGGCACTTGAGCCATATAGTGAACAGATTGATTTTTTCAAGTTCGGCGATGAGGTAATCAAGGGAGTGAAAGCTCTTGACGCTTCAGGACATACACCGGGCCACACAGTTTTTGAAGTCGGCAATAAGGAAAAAATTTTAATAGTCGGCGATATAATGCACTTTCCGGAGATTCAACTGCCCTGCCCTAATGTTTCAGTAAAATATGACACTGACCCGGACAAAGCGAGAGAGTCAAGAATCAAAATTTTAGATTATGCAGCGAAGAATAATTTAACTATTGCGGGAATGCACATAACACCGCCGGGAATTTGCAAGATAATAAAATCAGGTTCAGGCTACGAGAAAAAGTAG
- the rpmA gene encoding 50S ribosomal protein L27: MKFFDLQFFAHKKGQGSSTNGRDSQPKYRGIKVFAGQTVNAGSILVRQCGTKVHPGKHVGLGRDFTLFALVPGKVSYHTRQSRKFVSVEPAPVE; this comes from the coding sequence ATGAAATTCTTTGATTTACAGTTTTTTGCGCATAAGAAGGGGCAGGGCAGCTCCACGAACGGACGCGACAGTCAGCCCAAATATCGCGGGATTAAAGTTTTCGCGGGTCAGACAGTAAACGCCGGAAGCATTCTTGTTAGACAGTGCGGGACAAAAGTTCACCCCGGCAAGCACGTAGGACTCGGACGCGATTTCACGTTATTTGCGTTAGTTCCCGGAAAAGTCAGCTATCACACTAGACAAAGCAGAAAATTTGTCTCAGTTGAGCCGGCCCCGGTTGAGTAA
- a CDS encoding bifunctional adenosylcobinamide kinase/adenosylcobinamide-phosphate guanylyltransferase codes for MISGSAGSGKSFIAEKLLTGSKKIYIAASKIDNNDNEMLERVKRHKLMREEQNFITIEKYNNLSEIAESCHNSSVLIESLTALTANEIFDGDNTNNSDSVITKIFDDIMSIKAISNNLILVSDNIFCDGVIYDGLTELYIKTLAELIKKFAHESDDTIECFAGLSFHYKNL; via the coding sequence TTGATTTCAGGATCAGCAGGCAGCGGAAAGAGTTTTATTGCTGAGAAATTATTAACCGGCTCGAAAAAAATTTATATAGCTGCGTCAAAAATTGATAATAACGATAATGAAATGCTCGAACGTGTAAAGCGTCATAAATTAATGAGGGAAGAACAAAATTTTATAACGATCGAAAAATATAATAATCTCTCAGAAATCGCCGAGTCCTGTCATAACTCAAGCGTCTTAATAGAATCCCTAACAGCTTTGACAGCTAATGAAATTTTTGACGGTGATAATACAAATAATTCTGACTCTGTAATAACAAAAATTTTTGATGACATAATGAGCATAAAAGCTATATCAAATAATTTAATTCTCGTATCAGATAATATATTTTGCGACGGGGTAATTTATGACGGCTTGACGGAGCTTTATATAAAGACTCTTGCTGAACTCATAAAAAAATTTGCGCACGAATCTGATGACACAATAGAATGTTTTGCGGGTTTGAGTTTTCACTACAAAAATTTATAA
- the obgE gene encoding GTPase ObgE: MKFVDLAEIFIKAGRGGNGAMSFRREKFIPKGGPDGADGGKGGDVIIEAVGGIVTLADFEYNKRFQAGNGGHGSGALRTGANGEDLKIFVPCGTLLRDENNNILADLTEPGQSFIAAHGGRGGRGNTHFASSQRRAPKFAEKGDPGEEKNLTLELKLIADVGLAGFPNAGKSSILAAISGAKPRIAGYPFTTLTPNLGVLAVDDAQVVIADLPGLIEGAHEGKGLGLQFLRHVERTRILLHVIDLSQNDPVSTFDALLNEFKQYGADLYNRPCIVIGNKIDIAGTESNSEILRNYSQNLNMPYISVSALTGENIPELIKQIAGLVRRTPAVKLDYDANKIIELPMRKRSSKSSRKPVNIIRLSDGSFRIEHENFEKAVSRINFDHEDSLKKFAGLLKSLKIEEALEAAGAREGDKIYIGGEEFNFEPEIVT, translated from the coding sequence ATGAAATTTGTAGATTTAGCAGAAATTTTCATAAAAGCAGGTCGAGGCGGCAACGGTGCAATGAGTTTCAGGCGAGAGAAATTCATTCCTAAGGGCGGCCCAGACGGAGCAGACGGCGGCAAGGGCGGAGATGTAATTATTGAGGCAGTCGGCGGTATAGTTACACTTGCTGATTTCGAGTATAACAAAAGATTTCAGGCAGGTAACGGCGGGCATGGCTCAGGAGCTTTACGAACCGGCGCAAATGGTGAAGACTTAAAAATTTTTGTGCCGTGCGGGACTCTTTTACGGGACGAGAATAATAATATACTCGCTGATTTGACGGAACCGGGACAAAGTTTTATCGCTGCACATGGAGGCAGAGGCGGAAGGGGCAATACTCATTTTGCAAGTTCACAGAGGCGCGCTCCTAAATTTGCCGAAAAAGGAGACCCCGGCGAGGAAAAAAATTTAACTCTTGAGCTTAAATTAATCGCTGATGTAGGACTCGCAGGATTCCCTAATGCCGGCAAATCAAGTATCTTAGCTGCAATAAGCGGGGCAAAACCTAGAATCGCCGGTTATCCATTTACGACTTTAACGCCGAATCTCGGAGTCCTTGCTGTTGATGATGCTCAAGTAGTAATTGCTGATTTACCCGGCCTAATTGAGGGAGCTCACGAGGGGAAGGGACTCGGACTTCAATTTTTGCGGCATGTTGAGAGAACTAGAATTTTATTACACGTCATTGATTTATCGCAAAATGATCCGGTTTCAACTTTTGACGCGCTATTAAACGAGTTCAAACAATACGGAGCAGATTTATATAACCGGCCTTGTATAGTAATCGGGAATAAAATAGATATAGCAGGCACTGAGTCAAATTCTGAAATCTTGCGCAATTACTCACAAAATTTAAATATGCCATATATCAGCGTGAGTGCTTTAACAGGCGAGAATATCCCGGAATTAATAAAGCAAATTGCCGGCTTAGTGAGAAGGACTCCGGCTGTTAAACTCGATTATGACGCAAATAAAATTATTGAGCTTCCCATGAGAAAGAGATCCAGCAAATCATCCCGTAAACCTGTAAATATAATTAGATTATCTGATGGCTCATTCAGAATCGAACATGAAAATTTTGAGAAGGCCGTATCACGAATTAATTTCGATCATGAGGACTCATTAAAGAAATTTGCGGGCCTGTTAAAATCTCTCAAGATAGAAGAGGCTTTAGAGGCTGCGGGAGCTCGTGAGGGCGATAAAATTTACATAGGCGGCGAAGAATTTAATTTTGAGCCTGAAATAGTAACATGA
- a CDS encoding ribosomal-processing cysteine protease Prp, with product MIQVKLFYQDKILNGIECSGHSGSAEKGQDIICAAVSALMHSLILGLDDIAEVDGLKYLIDNKIPIMRITWPVNESEKIFLLTLTIAESLKQIARQNPEFVKVKFNSEVSK from the coding sequence TTGATTCAAGTAAAATTATTTTATCAGGACAAAATTTTAAACGGGATTGAGTGTTCGGGTCATTCAGGTTCGGCGGAAAAGGGTCAAGATATTATCTGTGCTGCTGTATCGGCTTTAATGCATTCTTTGATACTCGGACTCGATGATATTGCGGAAGTCGACGGCCTAAAATATTTAATAGATAATAAAATTCCCATAATGCGAATCACTTGGCCTGTTAATGAGAGCGAGAAAATATTTTTATTGACTCTGACAATCGCAGAATCTTTAAAGCAAATCGCCCGGCAAAATCCCGAATTCGTGAAAGTAAAATTTAACTCGGAGGTCAGCAAATGA
- a CDS encoding MBOAT family protein, translating into MINNNIITFIIFALVIIFLYHVTCNSLKKYILLAGNALFYVSIAANWEVIIIFSCEIIFSYYMALLLARYRNKIFLTLAIIPVVLTLAFTKYNFIASGLFHEHTLKLIIPAGISFYTLKIIIFYMEIYNGKIKPVPLIDYINYISMFTQILSGPVMRINEFTQDLTRLEFNYISAKSGVFLILAGLFKKLCVANMITSYVNSIHGNISGVPGLSLWLAAFLYAIEIYADFSGWSDISNGLMKILGFRETRNFYAPYFSSKIKEFWTRWHISFSSWLRDYIYIPLGGSRCSNLRKFINVIITFLVSGIWHGSGINFLLWGISHGLCVYFISRKNKFLTFIIVILLWVPFRAINFNAAINYYSCMITNFDISLSAITNTILIFTGDNTCAVYAVILFAEIFILFLYDLALTREKNFSGIFTFIFAVMIILFGRVGESAFIYAQF; encoded by the coding sequence ATGATAAATAATAATATAATCACGTTTATAATTTTTGCGCTTGTAATAATATTTCTGTATCACGTTACTTGTAATTCACTAAAAAAATATATTTTGCTGGCCGGCAATGCTTTATTTTATGTGAGTATTGCTGCAAACTGGGAAGTAATTATAATTTTTTCATGCGAGATAATTTTTTCGTATTATATGGCGTTATTATTAGCTCGTTATAGAAATAAAATTTTCTTGACCCTTGCTATTATTCCTGTTGTCTTGACTCTAGCATTCACAAAATATAATTTTATTGCTTCCGGATTATTTCACGAACACACTCTAAAATTAATAATTCCCGCCGGAATCTCATTTTATACGCTCAAGATAATTATATTTTATATGGAAATCTATAACGGAAAAATTAAGCCAGTCCCATTAATTGACTATATAAATTATATTTCGATGTTCACGCAGATTTTGAGCGGGCCTGTCATGCGGATAAATGAATTCACACAAGATTTGACGCGCTTAGAATTTAATTATATATCTGCAAAGTCGGGGGTTTTCTTGATTCTTGCCGGGCTATTCAAGAAATTATGCGTTGCGAACATGATAACAAGTTATGTTAATTCTATACACGGGAATATTTCAGGAGTTCCGGGCTTGAGTCTTTGGCTGGCTGCGTTCTTATATGCGATTGAGATTTACGCGGATTTTTCGGGCTGGTCGGATATTTCTAACGGTTTAATGAAAATTTTAGGCTTTAGAGAGACAAGAAATTTTTACGCGCCCTATTTCTCAAGCAAAATAAAAGAATTCTGGACTCGCTGGCATATTTCTTTCTCGTCATGGCTTAGAGATTATATTTATATACCACTGGGCGGGAGTCGCTGCAGTAATTTACGCAAATTTATAAATGTAATCATAACTTTTCTAGTTTCAGGAATTTGGCACGGTTCGGGAATAAATTTTTTATTATGGGGAATTTCTCACGGTTTATGCGTATATTTTATTAGCAGGAAAAATAAATTTCTTACGTTCATTATAGTAATTCTTTTATGGGTGCCATTCAGGGCTATAAATTTTAACGCGGCAATAAATTATTACTCATGCATGATAACAAATTTTGATATTTCACTAAGCGCGATAACGAACACGATTTTAATTTTTACGGGCGATAATACCTGCGCAGTGTATGCAGTGATTTTATTTGCTGAAATATTTATATTATTTCTTTATGATTTGGCATTAACTAGAGAAAAAAATTTTTCGGGAATATTCACGTTTATATTTGCAGTGATGATTATATTATTCGGACGGGTCGGCGAGTCTGCGTTTATTTATGCCCAGTTCTAA